One window of the Streptomyces sp. B3I8 genome contains the following:
- a CDS encoding LysR substrate-binding domain-containing protein, with translation MELRQLECFIAVAEESSFTRAAARLHIVQSAVSATIAALEGELHSRLLERTSRRVGLTDAGRALLPKARAALDAVRDARDAVDEVNGGVRGTLTVGTLSFLGVIDLPALMGRFHREHPAVSVRLATAASDGGSPGLLEALTAGRLDLAFVSIPDSPPSGVRWRDLTAMPLDLVVPASHRLADRNRVALGELAGEAFIDFPSGYGNRAVTDRAFTAAGLRRHVTIEITAIGAGADFVRHGLGVALLPRGSTEPDAGLVSLPVTGADLDWPISLATPGNRARSAAARAFECLVDLHLR, from the coding sequence ATGGAACTGCGCCAGTTGGAGTGTTTTATCGCGGTAGCTGAGGAGTCGAGTTTCACGCGCGCCGCCGCCCGGCTGCACATCGTGCAGTCGGCTGTGTCGGCGACGATCGCGGCCCTGGAAGGGGAGCTGCACTCCAGACTGCTGGAGCGCACCTCCAGACGGGTCGGTCTTACGGACGCGGGACGCGCGTTGCTGCCGAAGGCGCGGGCCGCCCTCGATGCCGTGCGGGACGCACGTGACGCTGTCGACGAGGTCAACGGTGGCGTCCGCGGGACCCTGACCGTCGGGACACTGAGTTTTCTGGGCGTGATCGACCTGCCGGCGCTGATGGGCCGCTTCCACCGCGAGCATCCCGCCGTCTCCGTGCGTCTGGCCACCGCGGCGTCAGACGGCGGCTCGCCCGGGCTCCTCGAGGCGCTCACTGCGGGCAGGCTCGACCTCGCGTTCGTGTCGATTCCTGACTCGCCGCCGTCCGGCGTGCGGTGGAGAGACCTCACCGCCATGCCGTTGGACCTCGTCGTTCCCGCGAGCCACCGGCTTGCCGACCGGAACCGGGTGGCGCTCGGGGAGTTGGCCGGTGAGGCGTTCATCGACTTTCCCTCCGGTTACGGCAACCGCGCCGTGACGGATCGCGCGTTCACCGCGGCCGGGCTCCGACGCCACGTCACCATCGAGATCACCGCCATCGGAGCCGGTGCCGACTTCGTCCGTCATGGCCTGGGCGTTGCTCTGCTGCCCCGGGGCAGCACTGAGCCCGATGCCGGGCTCGTCTCGCTGCCCGTCACCGGCGCGGACCTCGACTGGCCGATCTCGCTGGCCACGCCCGGCAACCGCGCCCGCAGCGCGGCTGCCCGCGCCTTTGAGTGCTTGGTCGATCTGCATCTGCGGTGA
- a CDS encoding IclR family transcriptional regulator, producing MAQAVPPGEPAPRRGRRPARGDAVVDRAFTLLGAFDPTRRTLSLAELTRLTGMPRSTTLRLAKKLVGTGALERGDDGRYAIGLRLLEIASLAPRGHGLRALAMPFMEDLFHITRQHVLLAVRDGDEALLVERLSVHNADPVLYRVGGRMPLHSTGVGLVLLAGAPPAEQERILEGLSAQPAGPQAPDVTELRRILADVRRGGFATVTLSTPWPRTSVAAPLLGPGGVVCGALSVVLPSGTVDHRTMTPAVRTCARAISRELRSGPCEDNPDHKRR from the coding sequence ATGGCTCAAGCGGTCCCGCCCGGTGAACCGGCTCCGCGGCGCGGGCGCAGGCCCGCGCGGGGTGACGCGGTCGTCGACCGCGCTTTCACACTCCTGGGCGCCTTCGACCCGACCCGCCGGACCCTGTCCCTGGCCGAGCTGACGCGTCTCACGGGTATGCCGCGCAGTACCACCCTGCGCCTGGCGAAGAAACTGGTCGGCACGGGAGCACTGGAACGAGGCGACGACGGCCGGTACGCCATCGGCCTGCGGCTCCTGGAGATTGCCTCGCTGGCACCTCGCGGCCATGGCCTGCGGGCCCTCGCCATGCCGTTCATGGAGGACCTCTTCCACATCACCCGCCAGCATGTCCTGCTGGCCGTCCGTGACGGCGACGAGGCACTGCTGGTCGAACGGCTGTCCGTCCACAACGCCGATCCGGTGCTCTACCGCGTCGGCGGCCGCATGCCGTTGCACTCCACGGGAGTCGGACTGGTTCTGCTCGCCGGCGCACCACCCGCCGAGCAGGAGCGGATCCTGGAGGGTCTCTCCGCCCAGCCCGCCGGGCCGCAGGCGCCGGACGTCACGGAACTGCGCAGGATCCTGGCCGACGTACGACGGGGCGGGTTCGCCACCGTGACGCTGAGCACTCCGTGGCCGCGGACCTCCGTGGCCGCGCCACTCCTGGGCCCCGGCGGCGTCGTCTGCGGCGCCCTGTCCGTGGTCCTGCCGAGCGGGACCGTCGACCACAGGACGATGACGCCCGCCGTCCGCACCTGCGCACGAGCGATCTCCCGCGAACTACGCAGCGGGCCCTGCGAGGACAACCCCGACCACAAGCGCCGGTAA
- a CDS encoding TetR/AcrR family transcriptional regulator yields the protein MARPKTPLLSAARIADGAIELADRTGDIQMVQLARHLGVAPSSLYSHVTGRANVIDLARLRMLERMEPLGPARDWREAVANLLRRLTALYAGHRRILPLLSTTAMACDRSLAVYEPMFTALIEGGFRRDQLRLVVAMVEFQAFGLAQGLPAPAMSDHIRETLPAYTASVDHSRYDLATATEFSVAMVVGGLEAIRAHPGGP from the coding sequence GTGGCCAGGCCGAAGACGCCGTTGTTGTCCGCCGCACGGATCGCGGACGGTGCGATCGAACTCGCCGACCGCACCGGTGACATCCAGATGGTTCAGCTGGCCCGGCACCTCGGCGTCGCCCCGTCCTCCCTCTACTCCCATGTCACGGGCCGGGCGAACGTCATCGACCTCGCCCGGCTGCGGATGCTGGAACGGATGGAACCCCTCGGCCCCGCGCGCGACTGGCGCGAGGCCGTGGCCAACCTCCTGCGCCGGCTCACCGCCCTGTACGCCGGGCACCGGCGCATCCTGCCGCTCCTGTCCACCACCGCGATGGCCTGCGACCGTTCCCTCGCGGTCTACGAGCCGATGTTCACCGCACTGATCGAAGGGGGCTTCCGGCGGGACCAGCTGCGCCTGGTCGTCGCCATGGTCGAGTTCCAGGCGTTCGGTCTCGCCCAGGGACTGCCGGCGCCGGCCATGTCCGACCACATCCGCGAGACCCTTCCCGCCTACACCGCCTCGGTGGACCACTCGCGCTACGACCTGGCCACCGCGACCGAGTTCTCCGTGGCCATGGTCGTCGGCGGGCTGGAAGCGATCCGGGCCCACCCCGGTGGGCCGTGA
- a CDS encoding GNAT family N-acetyltransferase gives MTEIHTPRLLLRSWHDDDLVPMADINADPRVMRWIDDGSVRDLDHTAEAIERWEEEWDEEGFGLFAVELLASGELIGFTGLSVPEFLPEVMPAVAISWRLGSQFWDQGYASEAAHATLEFALQDRGLDRVISINRVGDSASENVIRKLGMVPERETVHPVYGYPLRVHAIDLTEFQA, from the coding sequence ATGACCGAGATCCACACACCCCGTCTTCTCCTCCGTAGCTGGCACGACGACGACCTCGTGCCAATGGCGGACATTAACGCGGACCCACGGGTCATGCGCTGGATCGACGACGGCTCGGTGCGCGACCTGGACCACACGGCCGAGGCCATCGAGCGATGGGAGGAGGAGTGGGACGAGGAGGGCTTCGGGCTCTTCGCCGTCGAGCTGCTGGCCTCGGGCGAACTGATCGGCTTCACGGGACTGTCCGTGCCCGAGTTCCTGCCGGAGGTGATGCCCGCCGTGGCGATCAGCTGGCGGCTGGGTTCACAGTTCTGGGACCAGGGGTACGCGTCCGAAGCCGCGCACGCCACGCTGGAGTTTGCGCTTCAGGACCGCGGCCTGGACCGCGTCATCAGCATCAACCGGGTGGGGGACAGTGCCTCCGAGAACGTCATCCGCAAGCTCGGCATGGTGCCCGAGCGGGAGACGGTGCACCCGGTGTACGGCTACCCTCTGCGCGTGCATGCCATCGACCTCACTGAGTTCCAGGCGTAA
- a CDS encoding DUF6192 family protein, with translation MHHRLHPPARTAPTTPQEKVTAIHSPARDAEVAAAVTTDFQLTPRSSSSGPTVLTRESSAPGQRSI, from the coding sequence CTGCACCACCGACTTCACCCACCTGCCCGAACTGCGCCAACTACGCCGCAGGAGAAGGTCACCGCGATCCACTCGCCGGCCCGGGACGCGGAAGTCGCGGCCGCGGTCACCACCGACTTCCAACTCACCCCGAGATCATCCTCGTCCGGGCCGACCGTGCTTACGCGGGAAAGCTCGGCACCTGGGCAAAGAAGTATCTGA
- a CDS encoding NADPH-dependent oxidoreductase — MTDSSRRHALLEARYGQQATPGNIIWNEQIEALLAHRSVRAFTDEPLPEGALETVVAAAQSASTSSNLHQWSLVAVSDPETKAELARLTHGAEFTGFDFVAEAPSVLLWVADMSRNHAISVEQGGKPVVTDYVDAFLMASVDAALAAQNGLVAAEAIGLGGVYLGSLRNHAKELADLIGLPAYAYVVFGMAIGTPDPNRPSAVHPRPAQDVVLHRERYRTRPTKEWIDDYETAFKDFRAEYGLRDKTWSHSVVTGTGLDYMDGRENLRRTLEERGYLLR; from the coding sequence ATGACCGACTCGTCGCGGCGGCACGCACTCCTGGAAGCCCGCTACGGGCAGCAGGCGACGCCGGGGAACATCATCTGGAACGAGCAGATCGAAGCGCTGCTCGCGCACCGCTCGGTGCGCGCGTTCACCGATGAGCCGCTGCCCGAAGGCGCTCTGGAGACGGTGGTGGCGGCCGCCCAGTCGGCGTCCACGTCGTCGAACCTTCACCAGTGGAGTCTCGTGGCCGTCTCGGACCCGGAGACGAAGGCCGAACTCGCGAGGCTGACACACGGCGCGGAGTTCACCGGGTTCGACTTCGTCGCCGAGGCCCCCAGTGTGCTGCTGTGGGTGGCGGACATGTCGCGCAACCACGCGATCAGCGTCGAGCAGGGCGGCAAGCCCGTCGTCACCGACTACGTCGACGCCTTCCTGATGGCGTCGGTCGACGCGGCCCTGGCCGCCCAGAACGGTCTCGTCGCGGCGGAGGCGATCGGACTGGGAGGCGTGTACCTGGGCTCGCTGCGCAACCACGCCAAGGAACTCGCCGACCTGATCGGACTTCCCGCGTACGCCTACGTCGTATTCGGCATGGCCATCGGCACCCCGGACCCGAACCGCCCCAGCGCGGTGCATCCCCGCCCGGCGCAGGACGTCGTGCTGCACCGCGAGCGCTACCGCACACGTCCGACCAAGGAGTGGATCGATGACTACGAGACCGCGTTCAAGGACTTCCGCGCCGAGTACGGACTGCGTGACAAGACATGGAGCCACTCCGTCGTGACGGGCACGGGCCTGGATTACATGGACGGGCGTGAGAACCTGCGTCGTACGCTGGAGGAGCGCGGCTACCTGCTGCGCTGA
- a CDS encoding SDR family oxidoreductase: protein MNPRRVLITGASRGIGLAIAERLVGQGHRPIGLARTPLDTFPGKLHAVDLSDPAATHHALRAVLADGPVDAVVNNVGLVRPAPLLHVGLDDLHAVYDLTVRVAVQTVQAALPSMTAHGWGRIVNITSLVTLGKPERTAYGAAKAALDFCTRAWAGELAATGVTVNSVAPGPTETELFRAANPAGSVSEQRYLAGVPSGRLGRPDDIAAAVCFLLSQDAAHITGQILRVDGGAGTG, encoded by the coding sequence ATGAACCCCCGACGCGTGCTCATCACCGGAGCCTCGCGCGGCATCGGCCTGGCCATCGCCGAACGCCTGGTCGGGCAGGGCCATCGGCCGATCGGCCTCGCCCGCACCCCGCTCGACACCTTCCCCGGAAAGCTCCACGCTGTCGACCTGTCCGATCCGGCCGCCACGCACCACGCGCTGCGCGCAGTCCTGGCCGACGGTCCCGTCGACGCCGTCGTCAACAACGTCGGCCTGGTCCGGCCCGCACCCCTTCTCCATGTCGGCCTGGACGACCTGCACGCCGTCTACGACCTCACCGTCCGCGTCGCCGTCCAGACCGTCCAGGCCGCCCTGCCCTCCATGACCGCCCACGGCTGGGGCCGCATCGTCAACATCACCAGCCTGGTGACCCTGGGGAAACCGGAGCGCACCGCCTACGGAGCGGCCAAGGCAGCACTGGACTTCTGCACCCGGGCCTGGGCCGGCGAACTCGCCGCCACCGGAGTGACCGTCAACTCCGTCGCCCCCGGCCCGACCGAAACGGAACTCTTCCGTGCCGCCAACCCCGCCGGATCCGTCTCCGAGCAGCGCTACCTCGCAGGCGTGCCGTCCGGGCGCCTGGGCCGTCCCGACGACATCGCTGCGGCCGTGTGCTTCCTGCTCTCCCAGGACGCCGCCCACATCACCGGCCAGATCCTGCGCGTGGACGGCGGCGCCGGCACTGGCTGA
- a CDS encoding NADP-dependent oxidoreductase, protein MTTALSDPRHAPRTHREIRLAARPAPRAPLTDSLFEIVEVPTPSPQPGQLLVRTRVMSVAAVMRTLMDETTDVPMRPFALGAPLYGPAIGEVVSAPGTGFAPGDLVQHDLGWREFALLDATVTQRLEPGLLPDSAAYLSQGPTAWMAVTRGAEVSPGDTVFVSGAAGGVGSLAGQAARLRGALRVIGSTGSQRKADVLREELGYDAVILRGAGPIEEQLRAAAPKGVDAVIDTVGGEQLQAAIAVANRGARIGLVGALGVQLTESGTPATAIDTFSLLTRSITLRGTVLHADHLDLIPEWHHQFGAGLRDGTLTFPHSRLHGLDNAPRALRELIEGRHVGAVLVEL, encoded by the coding sequence ATGACCACCGCACTGTCCGACCCCCGTCACGCCCCCCGCACCCACCGCGAGATCCGGCTGGCGGCCCGCCCCGCCCCGAGGGCGCCGCTCACGGACAGCCTCTTCGAGATCGTCGAGGTCCCGACCCCCTCCCCGCAGCCCGGCCAACTCCTCGTGCGCACCCGGGTGATGAGCGTGGCCGCCGTGATGCGGACGCTCATGGACGAGACGACCGATGTGCCCATGCGCCCCTTCGCGCTCGGCGCTCCGCTGTACGGCCCCGCGATCGGCGAGGTCGTGTCCGCTCCCGGCACCGGGTTCGCCCCCGGCGACCTCGTCCAACACGACCTGGGCTGGCGCGAGTTCGCCCTCCTGGACGCCACCGTCACACAGCGCCTCGAACCCGGCCTGCTGCCCGACTCGGCCGCCTATCTGTCTCAGGGCCCCACCGCCTGGATGGCCGTCACCCGCGGAGCCGAGGTAAGCCCGGGAGACACCGTCTTCGTCAGCGGCGCCGCGGGCGGTGTGGGCTCCCTCGCCGGACAGGCCGCCCGGCTTCGTGGGGCCCTGCGGGTCATCGGCAGCACCGGCTCGCAGCGCAAGGCGGACGTCCTGCGCGAGGAACTCGGCTACGACGCCGTGATCCTCCGCGGCGCGGGACCGATCGAGGAGCAACTGCGCGCCGCGGCTCCGAAAGGCGTCGACGCGGTGATCGACACCGTCGGCGGCGAACAGCTCCAGGCAGCGATCGCCGTGGCGAACCGGGGCGCCCGCATCGGCCTCGTCGGGGCGCTGGGAGTCCAGCTCACGGAATCCGGCACCCCTGCGACGGCCATCGACACCTTCTCTCTACTGACCCGGAGCATCACGTTGCGCGGCACCGTCCTGCACGCGGACCACCTCGACCTGATTCCCGAGTGGCACCACCAGTTCGGCGCCGGACTGCGCGACGGCACGCTCACCTTCCCCCACTCCCGGCTGCACGGCCTGGACAACGCCCCCAGGGCCCTGCGCGAACTGATCGAAGGCCGCCACGTAGGAGCGGTCCTGGTGGAACTGTGA
- a CDS encoding alpha/beta hydrolase → MKTLSSDITLSGGRTTGLAALPDETTDQPVLVFLHGGGATARSFDIPGHSQILRAARNGFPAYALDRPGYGGSKPLSLPAGSDTGVLRAAAERLDQAVAELWQRHATTAPGVVVIGCSIGGAVGIHLAALWSAQERPGWPLLGLAVADIGQLPPENVVDAWHSTPAEERVDMSVLQGRITAPPRWALAPHQIGMHSLPGILEPVVRAEGLEIVGGWPREWQRLASRITVPVHYRLGEFDTLWAARPDLVAEFADTLRTRSPYVDAALFPGSAHGIADSVVGREYCLQVLGFAERCAAAVSTPQLLGLNRQPDAEPA, encoded by the coding sequence ATGAAGACCCTTTCCAGTGACATCACACTGTCCGGCGGCAGGACGACCGGCCTCGCCGCACTGCCGGACGAAACCACCGACCAGCCCGTACTGGTGTTCCTGCACGGCGGTGGTGCCACCGCGCGGTCGTTCGACATCCCGGGCCACTCACAGATCCTGCGGGCTGCACGCAACGGATTCCCCGCCTACGCCCTCGACCGCCCCGGCTACGGCGGCAGTAAGCCTCTCAGCCTCCCCGCCGGCTCTGACACGGGAGTGCTGCGGGCCGCCGCGGAACGGCTCGACCAGGCCGTCGCCGAACTGTGGCAGCGGCATGCCACGACCGCGCCCGGGGTCGTCGTGATCGGTTGCTCCATCGGCGGCGCAGTCGGCATCCACCTGGCCGCCCTGTGGAGCGCCCAGGAACGGCCGGGCTGGCCGCTGCTCGGTCTGGCCGTCGCGGACATCGGCCAACTGCCGCCGGAAAACGTGGTGGACGCCTGGCATTCCACCCCGGCCGAGGAACGCGTCGACATGTCGGTACTCCAGGGCAGGATCACCGCGCCTCCCCGGTGGGCACTGGCCCCCCATCAGATCGGCATGCACAGCCTGCCGGGCATCCTGGAACCCGTCGTACGGGCCGAGGGGCTGGAGATCGTCGGCGGCTGGCCGCGGGAGTGGCAACGCCTCGCCTCACGGATCACCGTGCCCGTCCACTACCGGCTGGGTGAGTTCGACACACTGTGGGCTGCCCGGCCTGACCTCGTCGCCGAGTTCGCCGACACACTGCGCACCCGTTCACCCTACGTCGACGCAGCCCTGTTCCCCGGCTCCGCACACGGCATCGCCGACAGCGTCGTCGGCCGCGAGTACTGCCTCCAGGTCCTCGGCTTCGCCGAGCGCTGCGCCGCCGCAGTGAGCACCCCGCAACTCCTGGGCCTGAACCGGCAGCCGGACGCAGAGCCCGCATGA